In a single window of the Solea senegalensis isolate Sse05_10M linkage group LG1, IFAPA_SoseM_1, whole genome shotgun sequence genome:
- the rnf152 gene encoding E3 ubiquitin-protein ligase rnf152 produces MDTISQDSMLECQICFNYYSPRRRPKLLDCRHTCCSVCLTQMRSSQKEIRCPWCRGVTKLPPGLSVSQLPDDPDIITVIAIPHASEHTPVFIRLPSNGCYMLPLPVAKERALGLPGELGCRFLPGSQQKGAVTVVTMPEQQPLGLAMGLDGVGLEGGEVERRVSGGPVGGGKGSTWSGVCTVVLVACVLLFLLGIVLHNMSCISKRFTVISCG; encoded by the coding sequence ATGGACACAATTTCCCAGGATTCCATGCTGGAGTGCCAGATCTGCTTCAACTACTACAGCCCGCGGCGGCGGCCCAAACTGCTGGACTGCAGACACACGTGCTGCTCCGTGTGTTTGACGCAGATGCGCAGCAGCCAGAAGGAAATCCGCTGTCCTTGGTGCCGCGGCGTCACCAAGCTGCCGCCGGGCCTGTCCGTCTCCCAGCTCCCAGACGACCCagacatcatcactgtcatcgcCATCCCCCACGCCTCCGAGCACACGCCCGTCTTCATTCGCCTCCCGAGCAACGGCTGCTACATGCTGCCTCTGCCCGTCGCCAAGGAGCGGGCGCTGGGGTTGCCGGGAGAGCTGGGCTGTCGCTTCCTTCCCGGCAGCCAACAGAAAGGCGCTGTCACCGTGGTGACCATGCCTGAGCAGCAGCCGCTGGGCCTGGCAATGGGTCTGGACGGTGTTGGCCTGGAGGGAGGCGAAGTGGAGAGGAGGGTCAGTGGCGGTCCGGTGGGAGGAGGGAAAGGATCCACGTGGTCCGGCGTGTGCACTGTCGTCCTGGTGGCCTGCGTCCTGCTCTTCCTGCTGGGCATCGTCCTGCACAACATGTCCTGCATCTCCAAACGCTTCACGGTCATCTCTTGCGGCTGA